A segment of the Bdellovibrio bacteriovorus genome:
CCGATACGGTACTTGAATGAGTTCTGTTTTTTAAACTGAGCCCACAACCCCACCGTCAAACTGACAGCAAAGATCCCCGCCAGTTGCGGGAAAGCAAACACCAGCGGCACCGCGCAGACCAAAGCCATGAAAAGGAAGAACGAAGACAGATGTTTAACCTGAGCAGCCGTGATCCAGCCATTTTGAATGGCGCGACTGCCGGAACGCTCCAGCACGCGGTCAACACCCTTCATGTGGTCCATGTAGTCGTTGCGCAGGTTGATGGAAATAAACGCCAGCAAGACCCCAATCGTCGCGATCGCCGTGGTCACCGGATCCTGCATGGTGTGGTCATCAATATTCTTGGTCAGAATCAAAAACAGCGGCAGGAAAATCAGAAGGAAGGTGCGCACCTTGTATACTTGAGCAAGCTTCGCCCACAAAGAGGGCTTCGCGATTTCACTCAAAGGAAGAACACGAAACGTCACCAGCTCGGAAGCGGAATTGACGTTCAGGGTCTGCTGCGGCAGAGCCCGGTGAGTTTTGGAGAATGTCCCCAGCAAGTAGGATTCAAACTTCGCGTCTTTTTTGGAAAGCGTGATCAGTTCACTCACGAAGGTTTCCTTCTCCAGTACAGAATCTCGGTCAGCGGGCGCAATTGATCAATCAGCTTTTCTTCGCCCGGCTTCAACAGGGACTTCAGACGTTCCAGATGGTGATCATACATTTTGATCAGGCCGCGGTTGATCTCGTCGAATTCCGCCAGCTTCTGATCAAAGCGTGCTTTGCCTCCGACGTTTTCGTAGTACTGCTCCAAAGTTTTGGATTTCACAATGTGATCAATTTCATGTCGAGTGGCCCCGGCACACATGAACGCCCCGAAGGAATTCAGGTAACCAGATTTCAAATCACCCAGAATGGCTTTGCCTTCGTCGTTACGGATGTCGTAATCCAGAAGGTCATCACTGCGCTGGAACAACTGTCCCAGCAGTGTGCCCATCTCAGAAAGAATGTTGTGCAGTTCTTCGTCGTAGCGTTCCTGCGCGATGAACGGCGCACGGATGCACCACTTGAACAGACTTGCCGTTTTCAGATTATGAATGCGATCCAGTTGTTCCATGGTGACGAAAAAATCACCCACCACAGAATCCTGCAGCCATTCACCTTCCAACAGATCAGAAATCACTTCCGCGGTGTACTGAACCAGCTTGATGTTGCCGTGACCGGACAGATTCACCATCACACGCGCCAACAGATAGTCGCCGGCCAGAACTGCGTACTCGGGCGTGTATTTCAGCCACGCGGCCGTTTTACCACGGCGAAGGTGAGAACGATCGATCAGATCATCATGAAGCAAAGAAGCATTGTGAATAAATTCAATGGTCTGGGACAAAAGCAGCTCAGTTTTGGGTTCAATACCCAGGTGAGCGGACATCATGCGGATCAATTTTGCGCGGAAGCCTTTGCCGCCGGAAAACAGGTCGTCATAAAGCTTGTTCAGCTTTGGCAGGTACGCCGGAAAATCCTTTGGATCATAGACTTTAAGATCAATGACGCTGCGTTGCAATTTTAACTCCTGAAGAGGTCGAATAGTCCCGCTAACTTCGCGATTTATCTGCTTGCTGTCAAGGGCTTCAAGGCCGTAAAGTCCGAGACATTATGAATAAAGTCTTTCGCACGAAAAAGACCATCACCTTCAGGGACGCCGACCCTGCGGGAATCATGTTTTTTGGAAATATTTTTGGTTTCGCCCACGATGCATTTGAAGAATTCATCGTCGACGCCGGCTATACCTGGAACGAGTGGTTTGGCAGCCGTGATCTGCTGATTCCCCTGCGCCACACAGAATCCAACTTTCTGGCGCCGTTCATCCCGGGAGAAACCTATGAAGTGAGTGTGGCGGTCGCCAGTTTTGGCGAGACTTCCTTCAAAATGAAGTACGTCTTCACTCAAAAAGACAAAACTCACGCCGTCGTCACCATGGTTCATGCTCTGGTGGATGGAAAGACAAAACAAAAGACGACTTTGCCGTCGTTGATGAAATCCCGTCTGGAACCTTATCTGGAATCCACCGGTCAGGGCTGCTAGAGGAGCGCACATGGAAGAATTCAAATTCACTGGAAAAGAATGGTGGCGTGAAGGCGTTCGTTTCGAATGCACCGGTTCCGGCAAATGCTGCACTTCCCACGGGGAATACGGTTTTGTGTACCTGAGCCTTGAAGACCGCCAGCGTTTTGCCAAACACCTGAAAATGCGCACCGGTGACTTCACCCGCAAATACTGCGATATGACCGGCGGCATCTGGCACCTGAAAGAAGACCCGAAAAACCCGGATTGCATGTTCCTGAAAGGCAAAGGCTGCAGCGTCTATGAGGCCCGCCCGACCCAATGCCGAACCTGGCCGTTCTGGCCCGAGGTTATGAACGCCAAATCCTGGGCCAAGGACGTCAAAGCCTTCTGCCCCGGCGTGGGTAAAGGCCCTGTCATCCCAGCCGAGCGTATCGAGCAACAAATCCGCGAACAAATCAAAAGCGAACAGGGCTGGGGCCGCTAGTCGGCAGTCGCCGGCAGAGCTGGAGGCCCGGCAGGGCCGCAAGCTGAAGCAGCAGCTGTCTAGTCCCTAGACAGTCAGGCATTTCTTACCGTTATCCAGCAAATTCCACCATTGCAATTCTCAGAAGTGAGGTCCCTTGTGTTACAAAGGACCTCATGAAAAAACTCATCTTCCCCCTTATTGCTTTGACGCTTGTTTCCCTGCAGTCTTTTGCCGGTTCCAAAGCCACGGACCGTTCTTACAAGTACTGCGATGACATGACCCAAATCGACAAGCTGCTGGATCGCAGTCGTGAATCCGTGGAGCGCATCCAGCGCGAAGGTTTGAATATTGAGCGTATCGTGGTTTCCAAAGACAAACGCCAGTTGTACCTGATTTCTGGTGAAACCTTGCTAAGAACTTACACGGTGGCATTCGGCTGGAACTTTATCGGTCACAAACAGTTCCAGGGTGACGGCAAAACTCCGGAAGGCATCTATTCCATCGATTATAAAAATCCAAAGAGCCAGTTCACCAAGTCCCTGCATGTGGACTATCCGAACAAAGCAGACATCGCTTATGCAAAATCCCAGGGTAAAGACCCAGGTGGCGACATCATGATTCACGGTCTGCCATCCAACCCACAGAAATACGAGCGCATCAGCAAAATTCACCCGTATGACTGGACACTGGGTTGCATCGCCGTGACCAACAAAGAAATCGAAGAGATCTACGCACTCGTAAAAGAAAGAACCCTGGTCGAAGTCTGCAAAATCAGCCCCGCCAAGTAAGACTTTTCACAATAACCGAGCAGCTGAAGGCCGTTCAAAAAGGCTCAGCTGCAAGGCGATACTTGCGCTGCACCCCTTCAAGACAAGACAGCTTCCCCGCATCATCAAAGACCCTCTCACACATCAGCACCTCCTCGCGCACAATAAACTTGTTACGAAGCTTTCCCAGACACTGAATCTTTTCGTCATCACTAAAACGATCCGCACAAAAACCAACAGCTTCCGCCGTGAACAATTCTGCGGCTGACATCTCGTTCAGGCAACGGCGCTTGTCTTCATCATAAAAGAAGGACTGACACAAGCGCGATGCCGCCTGCAACCCCGGACGGGCATCCACTTTCAAACGCGTGCGGTACGGGAAAGGCCTTTGAATTTCGGCAAGGCACCGGGCCTTTTCGTCATCAAAAGTCAGCGACTCACACACGTCCACTTCCTCGGGGCGAATATCACGATTCACCACACCCGCCAGACAGTTCACGCGGTCAGAATCAAAATTCTGATGACGACAAATTGGCAAAGCCTCTTTGCTCACCCAGTTCGCGCCGCTTTCCAGACGCACGCAGCGGGGGATTTCGTTGTCATCTTCGATGCTCGCGCAAAACTGCAGCGCCGCCTGCAACCCGGGAACCGGATCAGGAATCGGGATCGAATAGGCAGGAACCGAAACCAACATCAGAGCGAAAAGTACCATCTGTTTCATAGCGAGACCTCGTCCCTACTATGTCCGTTTATATGAGGGGACTCAAGGATTGTAAGCTCAGAATGATGCGGCAATCTTACATCCGACAAAACTTGGTAAAGATTCTCAGTTTGAATCTTTAGGGGTCCACTGGACCTGTCGATGAGTAAGGTCATGATGGACGTAAGTGGCAAGAATCTCATAGTTTTTATCCTGACAGTCTTTGCGCTGACTGGGTGTAAAGAGCCCGAGATGCAGCTTTCAACCCTGGGTAAGAAGCTTCCGGCTCCTTCCCTTAAGGGCAACAGTCCGTTTGAACAGGACTTCGATGCCCAGAACTATGCCCGCGTGCAGGGAAGCTGCGACTCCCGTGTAGGCACCATTCTGGTCAGCTTTGATAAAAGCATTTGGCATCAGCCGCCTTCATCCCCGGACCTGACAGACACGGCTTTGGCCGCTGGCCTTACCAATGATTCAGACTGCTCTGACGGCAGCTTTGATATTTATCTGACCAAGAATGACCTGCAAAATATCTGGGGCATCACCACCGGTTCTTCCGGCAGCGATGTGGATTATATCTATATCAAAGGTTCTTCGGTGATCGGTGACACGGAAACACTCACCCTGGTGGATGGCGACGCCAACACCCCAGGAAACGGATCCAATTCCGGAGCGGCGGCCGTTGTGGTTCTTGAGAAAAGCTGGCCACGCGGGTTTGCAGGATCGAATCAGTGCGGCTCATTCTCGGTTTTCCTTAACACCGAAAATGGTCAACGCGCGATCCATTCTGCAGATGTGACTTTCCAGCTTAGCAAATCGG
Coding sequences within it:
- a CDS encoding YkgJ family cysteine cluster protein, whose product is MEEFKFTGKEWWREGVRFECTGSGKCCTSHGEYGFVYLSLEDRQRFAKHLKMRTGDFTRKYCDMTGGIWHLKEDPKNPDCMFLKGKGCSVYEARPTQCRTWPFWPEVMNAKSWAKDVKAFCPGVGKGPVIPAERIEQQIREQIKSEQGWGR
- a CDS encoding acyl-CoA thioesterase, producing the protein MNKVFRTKKTITFRDADPAGIMFFGNIFGFAHDAFEEFIVDAGYTWNEWFGSRDLLIPLRHTESNFLAPFIPGETYEVSVAVASFGETSFKMKYVFTQKDKTHAVVTMVHALVDGKTKQKTTLPSLMKSRLEPYLESTGQGC
- a CDS encoding polyprenyl synthetase family protein, yielding MQRSVIDLKVYDPKDFPAYLPKLNKLYDDLFSGGKGFRAKLIRMMSAHLGIEPKTELLLSQTIEFIHNASLLHDDLIDRSHLRRGKTAAWLKYTPEYAVLAGDYLLARVMVNLSGHGNIKLVQYTAEVISDLLEGEWLQDSVVGDFFVTMEQLDRIHNLKTASLFKWCIRAPFIAQERYDEELHNILSEMGTLLGQLFQRSDDLLDYDIRNDEGKAILGDLKSGYLNSFGAFMCAGATRHEIDHIVKSKTLEQYYENVGGKARFDQKLAEFDEINRGLIKMYDHHLERLKSLLKPGEEKLIDQLRPLTEILYWRRKPS
- a CDS encoding L,D-transpeptidase family protein, whose product is MKKLIFPLIALTLVSLQSFAGSKATDRSYKYCDDMTQIDKLLDRSRESVERIQREGLNIERIVVSKDKRQLYLISGETLLRTYTVAFGWNFIGHKQFQGDGKTPEGIYSIDYKNPKSQFTKSLHVDYPNKADIAYAKSQGKDPGGDIMIHGLPSNPQKYERISKIHPYDWTLGCIAVTNKEIEEIYALVKERTLVEVCKISPAK
- a CDS encoding prenyltransferase → MSELITLSKKDAKFESYLLGTFSKTHRALPQQTLNVNSASELVTFRVLPLSEIAKPSLWAKLAQVYKVRTFLLIFLPLFLILTKNIDDHTMQDPVTTAIATIGVLLAFISINLRNDYMDHMKGVDRVLERSGSRAIQNGWITAAQVKHLSSFFLFMALVCAVPLVFAFPQLAGIFAVSLTVGLWAQFKKQNSFKYRIGGEFALFVMLGPLLTVGFQIAMGVPGDVEAFWLGCVWGWLVLFVVHLRNFMNIFPSSQAGFTNTVNWLGFDKARRLIAGWWILFLIFNLVYHLNYAGFYWGVYLTVVLAFASVGFIYKLKNISSPVGSEMRKVFRSGFYLFLIAIGMWVFECLWYLLR